The Achromobacter deleyi genome has a window encoding:
- a CDS encoding FecR family protein — translation MMTINDADSLKREALGLVRDFATGRPTTADAELIRRWRAQSAAHQHAWTAACTEWRQVGAIARALDARHASPAYPQERRLGRRAFFGAVASAAGALGVAAIVRPPMGMWPSWSELGADYRTGVGEQRDVELDANTRLSLNTRTSVALRMEGERRAIELISGEAALTVRPGRAPCEIVAGNGRIDVADGEVEVRRLDGARTSVSCTAGVARLLHPAGSVDLRADQQVSYDGVSVQPAVHPGAAASAWRRGVVVFQDLSLADVVDEINRYRPGRVVLMNSELARHRLSARFSIAALDEAITHIEQMYQATVRRVGNVVVIT, via the coding sequence ATGATGACGATCAACGACGCTGACTCTCTTAAACGCGAGGCGCTGGGCCTGGTGCGCGACTTCGCGACCGGGCGGCCCACCACGGCCGACGCCGAGCTGATCCGGCGCTGGCGCGCCCAAAGCGCCGCGCACCAGCACGCCTGGACGGCGGCATGCACGGAATGGCGCCAGGTGGGCGCGATTGCGCGCGCGCTGGACGCGCGCCACGCCTCGCCGGCGTATCCGCAAGAACGGCGCCTTGGGCGGCGGGCCTTTTTCGGGGCGGTGGCTTCCGCTGCCGGGGCGCTTGGCGTCGCGGCGATTGTGCGTCCGCCAATGGGGATGTGGCCATCGTGGTCGGAGCTGGGGGCGGATTATCGCACCGGCGTCGGCGAGCAGCGCGACGTCGAACTGGACGCCAACACCCGCCTGTCGCTCAACACGCGAACCAGTGTGGCGCTCCGGATGGAGGGCGAGCGGCGCGCCATTGAACTGATCTCGGGGGAAGCCGCGCTGACGGTGCGCCCCGGGCGGGCGCCGTGCGAGATCGTGGCCGGCAATGGCCGCATCGACGTGGCCGACGGCGAGGTCGAGGTCCGGCGCCTGGATGGAGCCCGCACGAGCGTGAGCTGCACCGCCGGAGTGGCGCGGCTGCTGCATCCGGCGGGCAGCGTGGACCTGCGCGCGGACCAGCAGGTGTCCTACGACGGCGTGTCGGTGCAGCCTGCCGTCCACCCGGGCGCGGCCGCGTCAGCCTGGCGCCGTGGCGTCGTCGTGTTCCAGGACCTGTCGCTGGCCGACGTCGTGGATGAAATCAACCGGTACCGTCCCGGAAGGGTGGTGCTGATGAATTCCGAGCTGGCGCGCCATCGCCTGAGCGCGCGCTTTTCCATTGCCGCGCTGGACGAGGCCATCACGCATATCGAGCAGATGTACCAGGCCACGGTGCGGCGGGTGGGCAACGTGGTCGTCATTACCTGA
- a CDS encoding RNA polymerase sigma factor — MSGKGLPELRQLFVESYDALRNRVARRLGGSSELAGDALHDAYLRLYDKGGLDDVQHPQSYLVNTAMHAAIDGMRRDARLLSTSEIEDFLEVEDPAPGPAQSAEQRQEMDGVLALLESMAPRQRDILIAIRVHGLSRSDMAKRWGISERQVGRDLQAAHDFCAAALQRREAK, encoded by the coding sequence ATGAGCGGCAAGGGCCTGCCCGAGCTGCGGCAGCTGTTTGTCGAAAGCTATGACGCGCTGCGCAACCGGGTGGCGCGCCGGCTGGGAGGGTCCAGCGAACTGGCGGGCGACGCCTTGCACGATGCCTACCTGCGCCTGTACGACAAGGGCGGGCTGGACGACGTCCAGCATCCCCAAAGCTATTTGGTGAACACTGCGATGCATGCGGCCATCGATGGCATGCGGCGCGATGCGCGGCTGCTGAGCACGTCGGAGATCGAGGATTTTCTTGAGGTGGAGGATCCGGCGCCCGGGCCGGCGCAAAGCGCCGAGCAGCGCCAGGAAATGGATGGCGTGCTGGCGCTGCTGGAGTCCATGGCCCCGCGCCAGCGCGACATCCTGATCGCCATACGCGTCCATGGCCTGTCGCGCAGCGACATGGCCAAGCGATGGGGCATATCGGAACGCCAGGTGGGCAGGGACCTGCAGGCGGCCCACGACTTCTGCGCCGCCGCGCTGCAACGCCGGGAGGCCAAATAG
- a CDS encoding STN domain-containing protein: MSVVRCARRAAGLVAMLGWCGAVAAMQPPALFNFDLDRMPLHDALQQYSSVTGRSVIYDSSGISGLYSPALRGAYTADDGLRWMIAGSGMEIRHATPKAVSLVFAPPEQTGRYAIVPSSAARSPRARYYGSLQAQLRRLLCADPAIEAGSYRMVLRFRIAPKPPSVDVLHVVATGRPELESRIRSVLQGQPLGEPPPGFGQPVTLLLTPEGMRRDGGCAS, translated from the coding sequence ATGTCCGTTGTCCGTTGCGCGCGCCGGGCCGCGGGGCTCGTCGCCATGCTTGGCTGGTGCGGCGCTGTCGCGGCGATGCAGCCGCCGGCGCTCTTCAACTTCGATCTGGACCGCATGCCCTTGCATGACGCGCTTCAGCAGTACAGCAGCGTGACCGGGCGATCCGTCATCTACGACTCCAGTGGGATCTCCGGGCTGTATTCGCCGGCGCTGCGCGGCGCCTATACGGCCGACGACGGGCTGCGGTGGATGATCGCGGGTTCGGGGATGGAAATCCGCCACGCGACGCCCAAGGCCGTCTCCCTGGTGTTTGCGCCGCCCGAGCAAACGGGCCGCTACGCGATCGTGCCCTCGTCGGCAGCCCGGAGTCCGCGCGCGCGCTACTACGGCAGCCTGCAAGCGCAATTGCGGCGCCTGCTGTGCGCCGATCCGGCCATCGAGGCCGGCAGCTACCGCATGGTGCTGCGCTTTCGCATCGCGCCGAAGCCGCCTTCGGTCGACGTGCTGCACGTAGTGGCGACGGGCCGGCCCGAACTCGAATCCCGAATCCGGAGCGTCCTGCAGGGGCAGCCGCTGGGCGAACCGCCGCCCGGATTCGGCCAGCCCGTCACCCTGCTCCTGACGCCCGAGGGCATGCGCCGCGACGGCGGGTGCGCGTCATGA